Proteins encoded within one genomic window of Deltaproteobacteria bacterium:
- the dnaA gene encoding chromosomal replication initiator protein DnaA → MEDFWLQVLEAIKGQININSFETWIKPIQVGSLLEKEIILEVPNNFFRDWVAEHYLNTIKTALYDLTGEDFLVSLQTKKMKPPYLKGASEKKVAVDEDLASRMFNLRYTFENFVAGAGNQFAHAASQAVADTPGRRYNPLFIYGGVGLGKTHLLNAIGHRMVKNRTVSDPNKLCYISSEEFTNELVNSIRFERMDGFRRRFRSVEVLLIDDIQFISGKERTQIEFFHTFNSLYENKRQIVITSDKFPREIPDFEERLKSRFEWGLIADIQPPDVETKVAILKKKAELENIYIPNDVAFFLASHINSNIRILEGCLIRLGAFASLTKREITLEMAKEVLRSFIKDREATISIDNIQKRVASYFNLKPKDLRSKRRLKQVVIPRQIAMYLAKKLTTCSLIEIGEKFGGKDHSTVIHSIKKTEEKISHDKYIKSVVDDLMAKIRE, encoded by the coding sequence ATGGAAGATTTCTGGCTACAGGTTTTAGAGGCCATCAAGGGACAGATAAATATAAACAGCTTTGAGACATGGATTAAACCCATTCAGGTTGGGTCCCTATTAGAGAAGGAGATCATCCTCGAGGTGCCCAATAACTTCTTCCGTGACTGGGTCGCCGAGCATTACTTAAATACTATAAAAACGGCTCTTTATGACCTAACTGGTGAAGATTTTTTGGTATCCCTACAGACAAAGAAGATGAAGCCTCCCTACCTGAAAGGGGCTTCGGAAAAGAAAGTGGCGGTTGATGAAGATTTGGCCAGCCGCATGTTCAACCTCCGGTATACCTTTGAAAATTTTGTGGCTGGTGCGGGGAACCAATTTGCCCATGCAGCATCACAGGCAGTAGCCGACACACCAGGGAGAAGATATAACCCCCTGTTTATTTATGGCGGGGTTGGGTTGGGGAAGACACATCTATTGAACGCCATCGGCCACCGAATGGTAAAAAACAGGACCGTCTCTGACCCCAACAAGCTGTGTTATATCTCTTCTGAGGAGTTCACAAATGAACTGGTCAACTCCATTCGTTTTGAGCGCATGGATGGATTTAGGCGGAGGTTCAGGAGTGTCGAGGTACTTCTGATAGACGATATCCAGTTTATTTCTGGGAAGGAGAGGACGCAGATAGAGTTTTTCCATACTTTCAACTCTTTGTATGAGAACAAAAGGCAAATTGTAATCACGAGCGATAAGTTCCCTCGAGAAATCCCTGATTTTGAGGAGCGTCTCAAATCCCGCTTTGAGTGGGGTCTCATCGCCGACATCCAACCTCCTGATGTTGAGACAAAGGTGGCTATTCTAAAGAAAAAGGCAGAGCTAGAAAATATATATATACCTAATGATGTAGCATTTTTTTTGGCTTCTCACATCAATTCTAATATCCGCATATTGGAGGGCTGTCTCATAAGACTGGGGGCCTTTGCTTCTCTTACCAAGAGGGAAATTACCCTAGAAATGGCCAAGGAGGTATTGAGAAGCTTTATAAAAGACAGGGAGGCGACAATTTCCATCGATAATATACAAAAGAGGGTTGCATCCTATTTTAACCTAAAGCCAAAAGATCTGAGGTCTAAAAGGAGATTGAAACAAGTGGTGATACCCAGGCAGATAGCCATGTATCTTGCCAAAAAGCTCACTACTTGTTCCCTCATAGAGATTGGGGAAAAGTTCGGTGGAAAGGATCATTCTACGGTTATCCACTCTATAAAGAAGACTGAAGAAAAGATTTCCCACGATAAATACATAAAAAGTGTAGTCGATGATCTAATGGCAAAAATTAGGGAGTAG
- the dnaN gene encoding DNA polymerase III subunit beta, which produces MKFIVEKAFFQTSLGKIQGIAERRSTIPILSNILISGEKNRLNIVATDLEIGVKESIEANIMEKGDICIPAKKLYDAVRELSEEKVEIQREGNFWISIKAGKTIFSLPGVDPDEFPKFPDTEGANYFNLRTSDLLGMVEKTVFAASTEESRFNLNGIYMEKVKEENREFLRMVATDGHRLSKIDKEVESTLDKGVIIPRRGLIELRRILGEEEEEVAISIKDNNCIFKTNRNTVVVRLLEGEYPDYQQVIPTANDKLILVNKKEFMGSLRRAQVIASEKGEGVRFSIKGGLMEINTGGPDVGSVQEEIKIDYEGDPLEISFNARYLLDVLNIMDADEVRVELKEELIAGVIRPVDGEAFLYVIMPMRP; this is translated from the coding sequence ATGAAGTTCATAGTAGAAAAGGCCTTTTTTCAGACAAGTTTGGGAAAAATTCAAGGGATTGCAGAAAGAAGAAGTACCATTCCCATTCTTTCAAACATATTAATTTCAGGAGAGAAGAACAGGTTAAATATAGTGGCCACCGACCTCGAAATAGGAGTGAAGGAAAGTATTGAGGCCAACATTATGGAAAAGGGCGACATCTGTATCCCTGCGAAAAAGCTATATGATGCTGTCAGAGAGCTTTCCGAAGAGAAGGTTGAAATACAACGAGAAGGGAACTTTTGGATCTCGATAAAGGCTGGTAAAACAATCTTCAGCCTTCCTGGGGTAGACCCCGACGAGTTTCCCAAATTTCCCGATACTGAGGGCGCTAATTATTTTAATTTAAGGACTTCCGACCTCTTAGGAATGGTTGAAAAGACTGTTTTCGCAGCTTCGACAGAGGAATCTAGGTTCAATCTTAATGGAATTTATATGGAGAAGGTGAAGGAGGAAAACAGAGAGTTTTTACGCATGGTGGCTACTGATGGACACAGGTTATCCAAAATAGATAAAGAGGTGGAGTCAACCCTAGACAAGGGTGTTATTATCCCCCGCCGAGGTTTGATAGAGTTAAGGAGGATCTTAGGGGAAGAAGAGGAGGAGGTGGCCATTTCTATCAAGGACAACAACTGTATTTTTAAGACAAATCGCAATACGGTAGTAGTTCGCCTATTAGAAGGAGAATACCCTGACTATCAACAGGTTATTCCCACAGCTAACGACAAGCTGATATTGGTTAACAAAAAAGAGTTTATGGGTTCTTTACGTCGAGCCCAAGTAATCGCCAGCGAAAAAGGAGAAGGGGTTAGATTCTCCATAAAGGGTGGTCTAATGGAGATCAACACGGGAGGCCCAGATGTGGGCAGTGTACAAGAAGAGATAAAGATCGATTATGAAGGGGACCCCTTAGAAATATCCTTTAATGCCAGATACCTCCTAGATGTTTTGAATATAATGGATGCGGATGAGGTAAGGGTGGAGTTAAAAGAAGAATTGATTGCTGGGGTGATAAGACCTGTGGATGGAGAGGCGTTTTTATATGTAATAATGCCCATGCGCCCTTAA
- the gyrB gene encoding DNA topoisomerase (ATP-hydrolyzing) subunit B: MTKSLKEEIYDARQIKVLDGLAAVRKRPSMYIGNTGIEGLHHLVEELVDNSTDESLAGYCTKINVVIHLDNSVTVKDDGRGIPVDKHRQEGRPAVEVVLTKLHSGGKFDKKSYKVSGGLHGVGLSVVNAVSEYLELEIKRGGNVYHQRYERGQKKTPLQIVGKTKKTGTTIRFKPDPEIFGDLEYSYELLSQRLRELSFLNKGITITIEDERSDKSNQFFYKGGIISFVEYLNRNKNGIHPKPIYLEGRKNDTYIEVALQYNDSYKETIFTFANSINTHEGGAHLVGFKSALTRTMNTYAANNNLLKDLKEGLSGEDVREGLVGVISVRLPDPQFEGQTKTKLGNSEVKGYVEALTNERLGSFFEEHPQVARKVLAKVVDAARARAAARKARELARKKGGLDTSLLPGKLADCQERDPAHSELYIVEGDSAGGSAKQGRDRRYQAILPLKGKILNVEKARFDKMLSNEEIKTIITALGVGINQDEVDVSKIRYHKIIIMTDADVDGSHIRTLLLTFFYRQMVGVIERGYLCIAQPPLYRVRIGRKDTYLKDEEEINRFLLERAMEKVELELTGSQTRLGGKRLLDLLNKLSRFDYYQRRLERRGYPREAVKVLLRQGVSRPEDFGDKGRLMFLHKALQGEGMEVGEITTDEEHNLFEFSLQGRINGRRVERKINRELVESVEYRNVLALYQSIAGFETPPFVIYHKGGQQRIGSKGELLDYITTIGKEGLYIQRYKGLGEMNPEQLWETTMNPESRSLLRVRVEDAVVADEIFTILMGDQVEERRRFIEQNALQVENLDI, from the coding sequence ATGACAAAGTCCTTAAAGGAAGAAATTTATGATGCCAGACAAATTAAGGTATTAGATGGATTGGCTGCTGTCCGGAAGAGACCCTCCATGTACATTGGCAATACAGGGATAGAGGGACTGCATCACTTAGTAGAGGAACTGGTGGACAACAGCACAGATGAGTCCTTGGCTGGCTATTGCACGAAGATAAATGTGGTGATCCATTTAGATAACAGCGTCACAGTGAAGGACGATGGCAGAGGAATTCCCGTTGACAAACACCGACAAGAGGGAAGACCTGCAGTGGAGGTCGTCCTTACAAAACTGCATTCTGGTGGGAAATTCGACAAAAAGAGCTATAAGGTTTCCGGGGGGCTTCACGGGGTAGGTCTCTCTGTGGTAAATGCCGTCTCTGAGTACTTGGAGTTGGAGATAAAGAGGGGCGGAAATGTATATCATCAAAGATATGAACGGGGACAGAAGAAGACCCCCTTGCAGATTGTGGGCAAGACCAAAAAGACCGGGACTACCATAAGATTTAAGCCCGATCCTGAGATCTTTGGGGATTTGGAGTATAGTTATGAATTACTCTCCCAGCGTCTGCGCGAACTCTCCTTTCTCAACAAAGGGATTACCATAACCATTGAGGATGAAAGGAGCGACAAGAGCAACCAGTTCTTTTATAAAGGGGGGATTATCTCATTCGTCGAGTACCTCAATCGCAACAAGAATGGCATTCATCCCAAGCCCATCTACCTTGAGGGAAGGAAAAACGATACCTACATTGAGGTCGCCCTGCAGTATAACGACAGCTATAAAGAGACCATCTTCACCTTTGCCAACAGCATCAACACCCATGAGGGGGGGGCCCACTTGGTGGGCTTTAAATCGGCCCTAACTAGGACGATGAACACTTATGCCGCTAACAACAACCTCCTAAAGGACCTCAAGGAGGGATTAAGTGGTGAGGATGTGAGGGAGGGACTGGTGGGGGTAATCAGCGTGAGGCTGCCTGACCCCCAATTTGAGGGGCAGACGAAGACAAAGCTGGGCAACAGCGAGGTAAAAGGATATGTGGAGGCCCTGACCAACGAGAGGCTGGGAAGTTTCTTTGAGGAACACCCCCAGGTGGCCCGAAAGGTATTGGCCAAAGTGGTCGATGCCGCGCGAGCACGGGCGGCGGCTCGCAAGGCAAGGGAGCTTGCCAGGAAGAAGGGGGGACTGGACACAAGTCTTCTCCCTGGCAAGCTGGCAGATTGTCAGGAGCGTGACCCGGCCCACAGTGAACTCTACATCGTGGAGGGGGATTCAGCGGGTGGCTCGGCAAAGCAAGGTAGGGACAGGAGATATCAGGCCATCCTTCCCTTAAAGGGGAAGATCCTCAACGTAGAAAAGGCCAGATTTGACAAGATGCTGTCCAATGAGGAGATAAAGACCATCATCACCGCCTTGGGGGTTGGGATCAATCAAGATGAGGTGGATGTGTCGAAAATCAGATATCATAAGATCATCATCATGACCGATGCCGATGTAGATGGCTCACATATCAGAACCCTCCTTTTGACCTTTTTCTACCGGCAGATGGTGGGGGTGATTGAGAGAGGATATCTGTGCATCGCCCAGCCCCCCCTATATCGAGTAAGGATAGGGAGGAAGGACACCTACCTTAAGGACGAGGAGGAGATAAACAGATTTCTGTTAGAGAGGGCCATGGAAAAGGTGGAACTGGAGCTGACGGGATCTCAGACCCGATTGGGGGGGAAGAGACTTCTTGATCTCCTGAACAAACTCTCCCGCTTTGACTACTACCAGAGGAGGCTCGAGCGCCGAGGCTACCCCCGGGAGGCTGTAAAGGTCCTTTTGCGACAAGGGGTTTCTCGCCCCGAGGATTTCGGAGACAAGGGGCGGCTCATGTTCCTGCACAAGGCCCTGCAGGGAGAGGGAATGGAGGTGGGAGAGATCACCACCGACGAGGAGCATAACCTTTTTGAATTCTCCCTCCAGGGGAGGATAAATGGGAGGAGGGTGGAGAGGAAGATAAACAGGGAACTGGTGGAATCTGTTGAATATAGAAATGTCCTGGCCCTCTATCAATCGATCGCCGGTTTTGAAACCCCCCCCTTTGTTATCTACCACAAGGGAGGACAGCAGAGGATAGGGTCCAAGGGGGAACTGTTGGACTATATCACCACCATAGGAAAGGAAGGACTATATATCCAGAGATACAAAGGTCTCGGGGAGATGAATCCTGAACAACTCTGGGAGACTACCATGAACCCCGAGAGCCGGAGCCTCCTCCGGGTGAGGGTGGAGGATGCCGTGGTAGCGGATGAGATCTTTACTATCCTTATGGGGGATCAGGTAGAAGAGCGCAGGCGCTTCATCGAGCAAAATGCCCTCCAGGTGGAGAATCTGGACATTTGA
- a CDS encoding dephospho-CoA kinase — protein MPRVIGLTGGIASGKSLVSRILMGVGAVVIDADDIGREIMAKYAPVRQEVVKTFGKEVLKEGGQIDRGKLGRIIFRDLERRKVLERILHPLIQEEMWKRVQGSSGDVVLEVPLLIEKGEHEKVDLVVVVYVTREAQIQRLIRRDGISRQEAARRIDTQLPLKEKVSHAHYIINNTGSVEETEEQVLRFYQVIKGEETP, from the coding sequence ATGCCCAGGGTGATTGGCCTGACAGGGGGAATCGCGAGTGGTAAGAGCCTGGTATCCCGCATCCTGATGGGAGTGGGTGCGGTGGTAATCGATGCGGATGATATTGGCCGGGAGATCATGGCGAAATATGCTCCCGTAAGACAGGAGGTGGTGAAGACCTTTGGGAAGGAGGTGCTCAAAGAGGGGGGCCAGATCGACAGGGGGAAGCTGGGGAGGATCATCTTCCGCGACCTGGAGAGGAGGAAGGTCTTGGAAAGGATCCTTCACCCACTTATTCAAGAGGAGATGTGGAAGAGGGTGCAGGGGAGCAGCGGAGACGTGGTCTTGGAGGTACCCCTCTTGATCGAGAAGGGGGAGCATGAGAAGGTAGACCTGGTAGTAGTGGTCTATGTCACCAGAGAGGCCCAAATCCAGCGCCTCATACGCAGGGATGGGATATCCAGGCAGGAGGCCGCCAGGAGGATAGATACCCAGCTCCCGTTGAAGGAGAAGGTCTCTCATGCCCATTATATTATCAACAACACTGGGTCCGTGGAGGAGACGGAGGAACAGGTGCTCAGGTTTTATCAGGTAATAAAGGGGGAAGAAACGCCATGA
- the rho gene encoding transcription termination factor Rho — protein MNTEVINLRDLKSKKISELAALAKELKVGGAANMRRQELIFAILQAQADKDGVIYGEGVLEILPDGFGFLRSPDYNYLPGPDDIYVSPSQIRRFNLRTGETISGHIRPPKETERYFALLKVEKLSYEDPEVAKDKILFDNLTPLYPQEKVKLEYDPNNYSTRVMDLLTPIGKGQRGLIVAPPRTGKTMLLQSIAHSVMANHKEMILIVLLIDERPEEVTDMERSVEGEVISSTFDEPPQRHVQVAEMVAEKAKRLVEHQMDVIILLDSITRLARAYNAVIPPSGKVLSGGIDANALQKPKRFFGAARNIEEGGSLTVVATALIDTGSRMDDVIFEEFKGTGNMELVLDRRLVDRRIFPAIDINRSGTRKEELLLDENDLNRIWLLRKVLTPMNTVDSMEFLLDKLCKTTSNREFLDTMNQ, from the coding sequence ATGAATACAGAGGTTATAAACCTTAGAGATTTGAAAAGCAAGAAAATATCGGAGCTGGCGGCCTTGGCCAAGGAGCTGAAGGTGGGTGGGGCGGCCAATATGCGCAGGCAGGAGCTGATCTTCGCCATTCTGCAGGCGCAGGCTGATAAGGACGGGGTCATCTATGGGGAGGGGGTCCTGGAGATCCTGCCCGACGGTTTCGGCTTTCTCCGCTCTCCGGACTACAACTATCTGCCGGGTCCAGACGACATCTATGTCTCCCCCTCGCAGATAAGGAGGTTCAATCTGAGGACAGGGGAAACCATCTCGGGGCATATAAGGCCCCCCAAGGAAACGGAGAGATACTTTGCCCTCCTCAAGGTGGAGAAGCTCAGCTACGAAGACCCCGAGGTGGCGAAAGACAAGATCCTTTTTGACAATCTTACACCCCTATATCCGCAGGAGAAGGTCAAATTGGAGTACGATCCCAACAACTACTCTACGAGGGTGATGGACCTCCTCACCCCCATAGGAAAGGGGCAGAGGGGTTTGATTGTTGCCCCTCCAAGGACAGGGAAGACTATGCTCCTACAGTCCATCGCCCACAGCGTTATGGCCAATCACAAGGAGATGATCCTGATCGTGCTCCTCATCGATGAGCGGCCCGAGGAGGTGACTGATATGGAGCGTTCGGTAGAGGGGGAGGTGATAAGCTCCACCTTTGATGAGCCCCCTCAACGACATGTCCAGGTGGCTGAGATGGTGGCCGAAAAGGCCAAGAGGCTGGTGGAGCACCAGATGGACGTGATCATCCTCTTGGACAGCATTACTAGGTTGGCCAGGGCCTATAATGCCGTGATACCTCCCAGCGGAAAGGTCCTCTCGGGTGGGATAGACGCCAACGCCCTCCAGAAGCCTAAGCGCTTCTTCGGCGCCGCCAGAAACATCGAGGAGGGAGGGAGCCTGACCGTCGTCGCCACGGCCCTGATCGATACGGGGAGTAGGATGGATGATGTGATCTTCGAGGAGTTCAAGGGGACAGGTAATATGGAGTTGGTGTTGGATAGACGCCTAGTGGACAGGAGGATCTTTCCGGCCATAGATATAAACCGCTCGGGGACGAGGAAGGAAGAGCTCTTGCTGGACGAGAACGACCTAAACCGCATCTGGCTCTTGCGCAAGGTGCTGACACCTATGAACACGGTGGACAGCATGGAGTTCCTGTTGGACAAGTTGTGCAAGACCACCAGCAACAGGGAATTTTTAGATACCATGAACCAGTGA
- the rpmE gene encoding 50S ribosomal protein L31, which translates to MKKGIHPELYDITITCACGATFQTKSTRRDYSVDVCSRCHPFFTGREKLVDTAGRIEKFTRKYKHLQKEGQKKG; encoded by the coding sequence ATGAAGAAAGGGATCCACCCTGAGCTGTACGATATCACCATTACCTGTGCCTGTGGGGCCACCTTTCAAACCAAGTCCACCCGAAGGGACTATTCTGTTGATGTATGTTCCCGCTGTCACCCCTTCTTTACGGGCAGGGAAAAGTTGGTGGATACGGCGGGCAGAATAGAGAAGTTTACCCGCAAGTACAAACACCTCCAGAAAGAGGGGCAGAAGAAGGGATAG
- the prfA gene encoding peptide chain release factor 1, whose protein sequence is MEVLEKLDELEARYEEVECLLGDPQVVARKEEYQQYAKEHADLGRIVERFRRYKDLLRRIEEDKALLKEEEEELKNMAREEVADLMEERERVERELIVSLLPKDPNDEKNIVLEIRAGTGGEEAALFTADLFRMYAKYAEMNNWRVEVLSQHPTGVGGFKEIIALIEGKGVYSKLKYESGVHRVQRVPATESQGRIHTSAVTVAVLPEAEEVEVETTPKDLRIDVYRSSGPGGQHVNTTDSAVRITHLPTGIVATCQDEKSQHKNKAKAMKVLRARLLDMQRQRQQEEITQRRRSQVGTGDRSERIRTYNFPQGRATDHRIGLTLYKLEEVMEGNLGEIIDALITHYQAEAIRQKEGAVSR, encoded by the coding sequence ATGGAGGTCCTGGAGAAGTTGGACGAGCTGGAGGCCAGGTATGAGGAGGTGGAGTGCCTCCTGGGTGACCCCCAGGTGGTGGCCCGGAAGGAGGAGTACCAGCAATACGCCAAAGAACATGCGGATCTGGGGCGGATAGTGGAACGCTTCCGGAGGTACAAGGACCTCCTCAGGCGAATAGAGGAGGATAAGGCCCTGCTTAAGGAAGAAGAAGAGGAGCTCAAAAATATGGCCCGTGAAGAGGTCGCCGACCTCATGGAAGAAAGGGAGCGGGTGGAGCGGGAGCTGATCGTCTCCCTTCTACCCAAGGACCCCAACGATGAAAAGAACATCGTCCTGGAGATTAGGGCTGGTACAGGAGGGGAAGAGGCCGCCCTCTTTACGGCGGATCTCTTTCGGATGTATGCCAAATATGCCGAGATGAATAACTGGCGGGTAGAAGTACTAAGCCAGCACCCCACCGGTGTTGGGGGATTCAAAGAGATCATCGCCCTCATCGAAGGGAAGGGGGTCTATAGCAAGTTGAAATATGAGAGTGGCGTACACAGGGTGCAGCGGGTCCCCGCCACCGAGTCCCAGGGGCGGATCCACACCTCAGCGGTCACTGTGGCGGTTCTGCCCGAGGCTGAGGAGGTAGAGGTGGAGACCACCCCCAAGGACCTCAGGATAGATGTATACCGGTCCTCGGGCCCCGGCGGGCAACATGTCAACACCACAGACTCAGCGGTCAGAATAACCCACCTTCCCACCGGCATAGTGGCGACTTGCCAGGATGAGAAGTCCCAGCACAAGAATAAGGCCAAAGCAATGAAGGTCCTGCGGGCGAGGCTCCTCGATATGCAAAGGCAGAGGCAGCAAGAGGAGATTACCCAACGGAGGCGCAGCCAAGTGGGAACGGGGGACCGCAGTGAGCGGATCAGGACCTATAATTTCCCCCAGGGCAGGGCAACCGACCACCGCATTGGCCTCACCCTTTATAAACTGGAGGAGGTCATGGAGGGGAACCTGGGAGAGATCATCGATGCCCTCATCACCCATTATCAGGCCGAGGCCATTCGACAAAAGGAGGGGGCAGTTAGCCGCTGA
- the prmC gene encoding peptide chain release factor N(5)-glutamine methyltransferase: protein MAQERWTVLKVLEWTTEYFREKGMEKPRLEAEVLLAHLLGVDRVGLYLNYDKPLKEEERRVYREMIQRRTAWEPIAYILGYNEFWSLRFKVSPECLIPRPETEHLVEEVLRIGGQLQPPLRVLEIGTGCGAVAIVLAKELKETQIVATDISAHALSLAQENAQAHGVGERIRFVQKDLFPCVGTPFCLIVSNPPYIPTDEILQLAPDVRDYEPLNALDGGEDGLRFFREIAQGAPGFLIEGGWLLLEMGKGQAQKVTDILEGEKFTHIELVPDYAGIKRVVRAQRG from the coding sequence ATGGCCCAGGAGCGCTGGACGGTGCTGAAGGTCCTAGAGTGGACGACGGAGTACTTTCGGGAAAAGGGGATGGAAAAACCACGCCTGGAGGCCGAGGTGCTCCTGGCCCACCTCTTGGGGGTAGATCGGGTGGGGCTCTATCTCAACTATGACAAACCCCTCAAGGAGGAGGAGCGGAGGGTATATCGGGAGATGATCCAACGGCGCACCGCTTGGGAGCCTATCGCCTATATCTTGGGGTATAATGAGTTTTGGTCCTTGAGATTTAAGGTGAGCCCTGAATGCCTCATCCCGCGCCCGGAGACCGAGCACTTGGTGGAGGAGGTCTTGCGAATAGGCGGACAGTTGCAACCTCCGCTGCGGGTGCTGGAGATAGGGACCGGCTGCGGGGCAGTGGCCATTGTCTTGGCCAAGGAACTAAAGGAGACACAAATCGTGGCCACGGATATCTCAGCCCATGCCCTCTCCTTGGCGCAGGAGAACGCCCAGGCGCACGGGGTAGGGGAGAGGATCAGGTTTGTACAAAAGGATCTTTTCCCATGTGTAGGGACACCCTTCTGCCTCATCGTCTCCAATCCCCCCTATATTCCCACCGACGAGATCCTCCAACTGGCCCCGGACGTGAGGGATTATGAACCCCTCAACGCCCTGGATGGGGGAGAGGATGGGCTGCGCTTTTTCCGGGAGATCGCTCAAGGGGCACCGGGTTTTCTGATCGAAGGGGGTTGGCTCCTCTTGGAGATGGGGAAGGGGCAGGCCCAGAAGGTAACCGATATCTTGGAGGGGGAGAAGTTCACGCATATTGAACTGGTCCCGGACTATGCCGGGATCAAGAGGGTGGTCAGGGCACAGAGGGGATGA
- the murA gene encoding UDP-N-acetylglucosamine 1-carboxyvinyltransferase, with translation MKGLVIEGGERLMGEVTVSGAKNAALPAMAAALLVEGTCKFTNVPHLRDVETLRALLENLGARTNWRGRGELEVGTPSIEGVTAPYELVKTMRASILVLGPLLARMGEAVVSIPGGCAIGARPVDLHIKGLEQLGAQIELEHGYIKARAPRLKGGQIYLDIPTVTGTENLMMAAVNAQGTTVIENAACEPEVEELAQILKEMGAQIEGAGTKVVTIRGVERLRPVAYSIMPDRIEAGTLMVAAGITGGNILIKGCRLEHMEAVVGKLREVGMDISPLGERRVRVVGDHRIRSADVKTLPYPGFPTDMQAQFMALMILANGLSVISETIFENRFMHVSELRRMGADIRVQGATAIVNGVPRLSGAPVMATDLRASASLVLAGLAAEGTTVVSRPYHLERGYEDLEGKLGALGAKVRKVDLDEGFGQQE, from the coding sequence ATGAAGGGGTTAGTTATCGAAGGGGGAGAGAGATTGATGGGAGAGGTAACGGTCAGTGGGGCCAAGAACGCGGCCTTGCCAGCCATGGCCGCCGCACTCCTGGTCGAGGGGACCTGTAAGTTCACCAATGTCCCCCACCTGCGGGATGTGGAGACCCTCCGGGCCCTGCTGGAGAACTTGGGAGCTAGGACCAATTGGAGGGGGAGGGGTGAGCTGGAGGTGGGCACCCCCAGCATAGAGGGGGTGACCGCACCTTATGAATTGGTGAAGACCATGCGGGCCTCCATCCTGGTCCTGGGGCCATTGCTGGCCAGGATGGGGGAGGCAGTGGTCTCCATCCCCGGTGGCTGTGCCATAGGGGCAAGGCCGGTGGACCTTCACATAAAGGGGCTGGAGCAGCTTGGAGCTCAGATCGAACTGGAGCACGGTTATATCAAGGCTCGTGCTCCCCGGCTCAAGGGGGGCCAGATATATCTAGATATCCCCACGGTTACCGGAACAGAGAATCTCATGATGGCGGCGGTGAATGCCCAGGGGACCACAGTCATCGAGAATGCCGCCTGTGAGCCAGAAGTGGAGGAATTGGCCCAGATCCTCAAAGAGATGGGGGCCCAGATAGAGGGGGCAGGGACCAAGGTAGTGACCATCCGGGGGGTGGAGAGGTTGCGGCCGGTGGCCTACAGCATCATGCCCGACAGGATAGAGGCAGGCACCCTGATGGTGGCGGCTGGGATCACCGGAGGGAATATCCTGATCAAGGGGTGTCGCTTGGAACACATGGAGGCCGTGGTGGGGAAGTTACGGGAGGTGGGGATGGATATCTCCCCCCTAGGGGAGAGGAGGGTGAGGGTTGTGGGAGACCATAGGATAAGGAGCGCTGATGTGAAGACCCTCCCCTATCCGGGATTCCCCACCGATATGCAGGCTCAATTTATGGCGCTGATGATCTTGGCCAATGGGCTCAGCGTCATCTCGGAGACCATCTTCGAGAACAGGTTCATGCACGTCAGTGAGCTCAGGAGGATGGGTGCCGACATTCGGGTGCAGGGCGCTACCGCCATCGTCAATGGCGTGCCCAGGTTGAGCGGGGCCCCGGTTATGGCTACTGATCTGCGGGCCAGCGCCTCGCTGGTGCTGGCAGGCCTGGCTGCTGAAGGGACGACGGTGGTCTCCCGGCCGTATCACCTGGAGAGGGGATATGAGGATCTAGAAGGGAAGCTTGGCGCCTTGGGGGCCAAAGTGAGGAAGGTGGATCTGGATGAGGGTTTTGGACAGCAAGAGTAA